The following coding sequences lie in one Cryptococcus tetragattii IND107 chromosome 7, whole genome shotgun sequence genomic window:
- a CDS encoding peptide-methionine (S)-S-oxide reductase produces the protein MLPLRNFFASFSTAPRTLHNTNMVNFKTPPAPTVPTAIKTKEELKAGEGVEQAIFASGCFWGTEHLFTKHYGNLPKFSAISGYTGGHAESPSYRQVCTGATGHAEAVKVTYQSGSVAYAELVEFFYRTHDPTTVDRQGPDTGTQYRSAIFYTTPEQEEIAKKVTAEVQEKYLKGRPIVTQIAKAGPFYQAEDYHQNYLDNNPGGYECPTHRFYW, from the exons atgcttcctcttcgaaACTTTTTTGCATCTTTCTCGACTGCTCCGCGAACGCTCCACAACACCAATATGGTCAATTTCAAAACCCCTCCTGCCCCTACAGTGCCAACTGCTATCAAgacgaaggaagaactcAAGGCTGGTGAGGGTG TCGAACAAGCTATCTTCGCCTCTGGATGCTTC TGGGGTACTGAACATCTCTTCACCAAGCACTATGGGAACCTTCCTAAGTTCTCTGCTATTTCAGGTTACACCGGTGGTCATGCCGAGAGCCCTT CATACAGACAAGTCTGTACAGGAGCTACCGGTCATGCCGAGGCTGTCAAAGTGACTTACCAAAGCGGATCTGTCGCCTATGCTGAGCTCGTGGAATTCTTCTACCGAACGCATGACCCTACTACCGTTGACAGGCAAGGTCCCGATACTGGTACTC AATACAGAAGTGCTATTTTCTATACTACCCCAGagcaagaggagattgcTAAGAAGGTGACTGCGGAGGTTCAGGAGAAGTA TCTCAAGGGAAGACCCATTGTTACTCAGATTGCTAAAGCTGGTCCTTTCTACCAGGCGGAGGATTACCACCAAAACTACT TGGATAACAACCCTGGAGGATATGAGTGTCCTACTCATAGATTCTACTGGTAG